A single region of the Triticum dicoccoides isolate Atlit2015 ecotype Zavitan chromosome 2B, WEW_v2.0, whole genome shotgun sequence genome encodes:
- the LOC119363387 gene encoding putative syntaxin-131: MSDLPPAPAMGGERDIELGLPTTNTTSGYTLQHILEDIRQFSTLLGSTPKMLHKLKEANKELKSAAESAAVKEIKGRMEKDMDEAVKMARIMKEKLSRIFQGVLVPVLNNMSTGHAYPGLTVPVTLDPSTLSMITALKIKLKERKKDLKNLGKAMQEEYIEVVQSRIFTVTGVKLSDKVIRVIDTNSITQMFEHRVHGIGPEQAGAIGEEIKERRGAAMDLGKKAVEVRKNFREMLALVKAQEKIVKALSQVRQSAAVRARSIAEELARARSRAEELRQKMEETKLLIVLFVIFLLLFIVAVTLGISG; the protein is encoded by the exons ATGAGCGATCTCCCGCCGGCGCCGGCGATGGGGGGCGAGCGGGACATCGAGCTGGGCCTTCCCACCACCAACACCACATCAGGCTACACGCTTCAGCACATTCTCGAAGACATCCGCCAGTTTTCGACGCTGCTGGGCAGCACGCCCAAGATGCTTCACAAGCTCAAG GAAGCCAACAAGGAGTTGAAATCGGCCGCTGAATCTGCTGCAGTCAAAG AAATCAAGGGGCGCATGGAGAAAGACATGGACGAGGCGGTGAAGATGGCACGGATCATGAAAGAGAAGCTAAGCAGAATCTTCCAAGGCGTGCTGGTTCCAGTTCTGAACAATATGTCAACTGGTCATGCATATCCAGGGCTCACGGTTCCTGTCACCCTGGACCCGTCAACACTGTCCATGATCAC GGCACTGAAGATAAAGCTTaaggaaagaaagaaagatctTAAG AATCTGGGAAAAGCTATGCAGGAAGAGTACATAGAAGTGGTTCAGAGCAGGATTTTCACAG TCACCGGAGTAAAGCTCTCTGATAAG GTGATTCGCGTGATCGACACCAACAGCATCACGCAGATGTTTGAGCACAGAGTTCATGGAATAGGTCCAGAGCAG GCCGGCGCCATAGGGGAGGAAATCAAGGAGCGGCGCGGTGCCGCCATGGATCTCGGCAAGAAGGCTGTTGAGGTGCGAAAG AATTTCAGGGAGATGCTGGCGCTTGTCAAAGCGCAAGAGAAGATAGTCAAGGCACTGAGTCAG GTCCGTCAGAGTGCTGCGGTCCGTGCACGATCTATTGCGGAGGAGCTGGCCCGTGCGCGATCTAGGGCCGAGGAGCTGCGCCAGAAGATGGAGGAGACAAAGCTGCTCATCGTACTGTTTGtgatcttcttgttgttgttcatcGTCGCGGTTACTCTCGGAATCTCCGGCTGA